CGAGCGTCAGGAGCAGCACATTCAGCATTACCACCTCGCTTGGCGCCATCTCACCTCCCTTTGCCAAGGGGAGGATGTACCCCTCCTTGGAAAAGAGGGGCGACGGGAGATTGTGTCAATACATGTCGATTCATTATGAGACTATTAATACGGCTGGTTATCCGCGCCTCTCGAGCGCCGCCAGGATCCCTTCGAGGATCATCTGTGGGGGCGGCGGGCAACCTCCAACTACCACGTCTACCGGCACAATCGCCGACACGGGTCCGACGACCCCATAGCCGCCCGCAAAGATCCCGCAATCCTTGGCGCAGTCGCCGATGGCGACCACGATCTTCGGATCAGGGGTCGCGTCATAGGTGCGCTTGAGTGGATCGGCCATATTGCGCGTCACCGGACCCGTGACCAGCAGACAATCTGCATGGCGCGGCGAGGCGACGAAATGCATCCCATAACGCTCCAGATCATAGTAGGGATTATTCAGCGCTCCGATCTCCAATTCACACCCGTTGCACGAGCCCGCATCTACCTGGCGAATATGGAGTGAGCGACCGAGAAGGCGCCGCGCCCGCGCCTCAACCTGCCGCGCGATGATCTCAATCTGTGCGTCATCACCCGGTTGTAGCAGCGGCTCGGTCACCACGGGTGTCTTCCAGATCTTTCTCGCGAGTGTCAGCATCTCGCTACGACTTCTTCTATTGTCATGAGTGCCCCTCTCCTAGCGGCGCTTGGGCGTCTGTGTCTGTTCGAGTCGTATCTCCTCAAGCATTCCGCGAACGCCGATCAGGTGGTTGTTAAAGATTTCCCTGGCCGCGTCGAGCAGCTTAAAGATGGCCTGGTCGCTCACGGAATAGTAGACGCTCGACCCCTCCTTACGGGCCGCCACGATGCCCTTATTGCGAAGGACCGCAAGTTGCTGTGAGGCGTTGGCGGGTTCGATGCCAAATTGCCGGCTGATCTCGTTTACCGTCAGCTCTCCCGTCCGCAACGCATCAAGAATCGAGATCCTCAGCGGGTGGGCCAGCGCTTTAAAGAAATCCGCCTTGAAGTTGCTGAGTTGTTGTCTCATGGCTTTTAAAATCCACACTATTGCGTATTATTGCATCTGCAAATATCTA
This genomic interval from Candidatus Methylomirabilis tolerans contains the following:
- a CDS encoding metalloregulator ArsR/SmtB family transcription factor: MRQQLSNFKADFFKALAHPLRISILDALRTGELTVNEISRQFGIEPANASQQLAVLRNKGIVAARKEGSSVYYSVSDQAIFKLLDAAREIFNNHLIGVRGMLEEIRLEQTQTPKRR
- a CDS encoding NADH-quinone oxidoreductase subunit B family protein, which translates into the protein MLTLARKIWKTPVVTEPLLQPGDDAQIEIIARQVEARARRLLGRSLHIRQVDAGSCNGCELEIGALNNPYYDLERYGMHFVASPRHADCLLVTGPVTRNMADPLKRTYDATPDPKIVVAIGDCAKDCGIFAGGYGVVGPVSAIVPVDVVVGGCPPPPQMILEGILAALERRG